Proteins encoded by one window of Superficieibacter sp. HKU1:
- the rssB gene encoding two-component system response regulator RssB gives MTQPLAGKHILIVEDEPVFRTLLDSWLLSLGATTLLAEDGMDAIEKMTNQQIDLMICDIAMPRMNGLKLIEHLRNAGNPLPILVISATENMSDIARALRIGVQDVLLKPVKDFQRLRETVFACLYPDLFNSRVEEEERLFEDWDALVSDPAAAAKLLQELQPPVQQVLSHCRINYRQLVAAEQPGLVLDIAPLSDDDLAFYCLDVTRAGDNGVLAALLLRALFNGLLQEQLSQQGQRLPEMGSLLKQVNNLLRQANLPGQFPLFIGYYHSGLKNLILVSAGLNGTLNTGDHQVQISTGVPLGTLGNTYFNQISQRSEAWQCQIWGAGGRLRLMLSAE, from the coding sequence ATGACGCAGCCACTGGCGGGAAAACATATACTCATAGTTGAAGACGAGCCCGTTTTCCGCACTTTGCTGGACAGTTGGTTATTGTCATTGGGGGCGACCACGCTGCTCGCCGAGGATGGTATGGACGCCATTGAGAAAATGACCAACCAGCAGATCGATCTGATGATCTGCGACATCGCGATGCCACGGATGAACGGGCTTAAGCTGATTGAGCATTTGCGCAATGCGGGCAATCCGCTGCCTATTCTTGTTATCTCGGCGACTGAGAACATGTCAGACATCGCGCGCGCGCTGCGTATCGGAGTCCAGGATGTCCTGTTAAAGCCGGTCAAAGATTTCCAGCGCCTGCGCGAAACGGTTTTTGCCTGTCTCTATCCTGATTTGTTTAATTCCAGGGTTGAAGAAGAAGAGCGCCTGTTTGAGGACTGGGATGCACTGGTTAGCGATCCTGCGGCTGCCGCAAAATTACTCCAGGAGCTGCAGCCACCCGTTCAGCAGGTGCTTTCGCACTGTCGTATCAATTACCGCCAGTTGGTCGCCGCCGAGCAACCGGGGCTGGTGCTGGATATCGCTCCGCTTTCAGATGACGATCTTGCCTTCTACTGTCTTGATGTCACGCGAGCAGGCGACAACGGCGTGCTGGCCGCGCTGTTATTACGGGCGCTATTTAACGGGCTACTTCAGGAACAACTGTCACAACAGGGTCAGCGTCTGCCAGAAATGGGCAGTTTGCTTAAGCAGGTGAATAATCTGTTGCGTCAGGCCAATTTGCCCGGCCAGTTTCCGCTATTTATTGGTTATTATCACAGCGGATTAAAAAATTTAATTCTCGTCTCTGCTGGTCTTAATGGAACATTAAATACCGGCGACCATCAGGTACAGATCAGTACGGGCGTTCCGCTCGGAACGCTGGGTAATACGTATTTCAATCAAATCAGCCAGCGCAGCGAGGCATGGCAGTGTCAGATATGGGGCGCTGGTGGCCGTTTGCGTTTAATGCTGTCTGCAGAATGA
- a CDS encoding YchJ family protein: MLKLCPCGSAVEYSLCCQQFVSGERDAPDPSHLMRSRYSAFVMKNADYLINTWHPSCQASAFRQEIENGFAHTQWQGLTVFSTEDSASADEGFVSFVAKFSENGKPGVIIERSRFLKEGGKWYYIDGTRPQFGRNDPCPCGSGKKFKKCCGH, encoded by the coding sequence TTGTTAAAACTCTGTCCCTGTGGCAGCGCTGTCGAGTATAGCCTATGTTGCCAACAATTTGTGTCCGGCGAGCGGGATGCGCCGGATCCATCACATCTTATGCGCTCTCGTTACAGCGCGTTTGTGATGAAAAATGCGGACTACCTGATTAATACCTGGCACCCTTCCTGCCAGGCGAGCGCGTTTCGCCAGGAAATCGAAAACGGATTTGCCCATACCCAATGGCAGGGGCTGACGGTTTTCTCTACGGAAGATAGCGCTTCAGCAGACGAAGGCTTCGTCAGCTTCGTGGCAAAATTCAGTGAGAACGGCAAACCCGGCGTCATCATTGAACGGTCGCGATTCTTAAAGGAGGGCGGAAAGTGGTATTATATCGACGGGACCCGTCCGCAGTTTGGTCGAAACGACCCCTGCCCTTGCGGGTCAGGTAAAAAATTTAAAAAGTGCTGTGGACATTAA